The following coding sequences lie in one Arachis ipaensis cultivar K30076 chromosome B05, Araip1.1, whole genome shotgun sequence genomic window:
- the LOC107643991 gene encoding alpha-dioxygenase 1, giving the protein MWSIVMAPIKVLATRFQHQFILKDFHEAFAKMTIFDSFLFIIIHSIDKLGIWHQLPVILGLIYLGIRRHIHEKYNLFNVGTTPPKGVGFNPSDFAFRTSDGEYNDPFNEVAGSQGSFFGRNVLPVDQKNKLLKPDPSVVATKLLARRTYKDTGKQLNVIAASWIQFMIHDWIDHLEETNQIEVTAAREVADECPLKSFRFYKTKEIPTGSYEIKTGAKNIRTPWWDASVIYGSNGEVLKRLRTFKDGKIKISEEGELLHNENGIAVSGDVRNSWAGVSTLQTLFVHEHNSVCDALKKNYPELDDEEIYRHARLVTSAVIAKIHTIDWTVELLKTDTLLAGMRVNWYGLLGKKFKDTFGHVGGAILGGLVGLKRPNNHGVPYSLTEEFVSVYRMHSLLPDNLQLRDISATPDPNKSPPLIKEIPMKNLIGLEGEKTLTKIGVASQIVSMGHQACGTLELWNYPMWLRDLIPQNLDGSERPDHVDLPVLEIYRDRERNVARYNQFRRALLLIPISKWEDLTDDKEAIEVLEDVYGDDVEELDLLVGLMAEKKIKGFAISETAFVIFLLMASRRLEADRFFTSNFNEETYTKKGLEWVNSTESLKDVIDRHYPEITLKWLNSSSAFSVWDSPPNTSNSIPLYLRVPH; this is encoded by the exons ATGTGGTCTATAGTAATGGCTCCAATTAAAGTTCTAGCCACAAGATTCCAACACCAATTCATCCTTAAGGACTTTCATGAAGCATTTGCTAAGATGACAATCTTCGACTCTTTTCTCTTCATT ATTATACACTCCATTGACAAGTTAGGGATCTGGCACCAATTACCTGTAATTTTGGGGTTAATATATCTGGGGATTCGGAGACACATTCACGAAAAGTACAACCTCTTCAACGTTGGAACAACACCACCAAAGGGTGTTGGGTTCAACCCTTCTGATTTTGCATTCAGAACTTCTGATGGAGAATACAATGATCCCTTCAATGAAGTTGCTGGAAGCCAAGGCTCTTTCTTTGGCAGAAATGTTCTTCCTGTTGATCAGAAAAATAAG TTACTGAAGCCGGATCCGAGTGTGGTAGCAACAAAACTTCTGGCGCGTAGAACGTACAAAGACACTGGCAAACAATTGAATGTGATTGCAGCTTCTTGGATTCAGTTTATGATACATGATTGGATCGATCATCTCGAGGAAACCAACCAG ATTGAAGTGACAGCGGcaagagaagttgcagatgaATGCCCACTTAAGTCTTTCAGGTTCTACAAAACAAAGGAAATTCCAACAGGCTCTTATGAAATCAAGACTGGAGCTAAGAACATTCGAACACCATGGTG GGATGCAAGTGTGATATATGGAAGCAATGGAGAAGTTTTGAAGAGATTGAGAACATTCAAAGATGGGAAGATAAAGATATCTGAAGAAGGTGAACTTCTCCATAATGAAAATGGAATTGCAGTCTCTGGCGATGTTCGTAATAGTTGGGCTGGTGTCTCAACTTTGCAGACCCTTTTTGTTCATGAACACAATTCTGTCTGTGATGCTCTCAAG aaaaactaCCCAGAATTGGATGATGAAGAAATATATAGGCATGCAAGGTTGGTGACGTCAGCAGTAATTGCAAAAATTCACACCATTGATTGGACTGTAGAGCTCCTTAAAACTGACACTCTACTTGCAGGCATGAGGGTCAACTG GTATGGATTGTTGGGGAAGAAATTTAAAGACACATTTGGACATGTTGGAGGAGCAATCTTAGGAGGACTTGTGGGATTGAAGAGACCAAATAATCATGGTGTTCCATACTCTTTAACTGAGGAATTTGTCAGTGTTTATAGAATGCACTCGCTCTTACCTGATAATCTTCAACTCAGAGACATATCTGCCACTCCTGACCCCAATAAATCTCCACCGTTAATCAAAGA GATTCCTATGAAGAATTTGATTGGACTAGAAGGAGAGAAGACTTTAACAAAGATAGGGGTTGCAAGTCAAATAGTATCAATGGGACACCAAGCTTGTGGAACACTTGAGCTTTGGAACTATCCAATGTGGCTCAGAGATCTCATACCACAAAATTTGGACGGCTCAGAAAGGCCAGATCACGTGGACCTACCTGTTCTTGAAA TTTATAGGGACAGAGAGAGGAATGTAGCAAGATACAACCAATTCAGGAGGGCATTATTGTTGATACCAATCTCGAAATGGGAAGATTTAACAGATGACAAGGAAGCAATTGAAGTACTAGAAGATGTTTATGGTGATGATGTTGAAGAGCTTGATTTGTTGGTTGGCTTAATGGCAGAGAAGAAGATTAAAGGCTTCGCTATTAGTGAAACTGCTTTCGTTATATTCCTCCTCATGGCATCTAG GAGATTAGAAGCTGATAGGTTCTTCACAAGCAACTTCAATGAAGAGACATACACTAAGAAGGGTTTGGAATGGGTCAACTCTACAGAGAGCCTTAAGGATGTTATTGACCGTCACTACCCTGAAATTACTCTCAAGTGGCTCAACTCTTCTAGTGCCTTCTCTGTTTGGGACTCTCCCCCAAACACTTCCAATTCCATCCCTCTATATCTTCGTGTTCCCCATTGA
- the LOC107641014 gene encoding uncharacterized protein LOC107641014, whose amino-acid sequence MSTIAEALTCLTLSPPTTQNAQKASTSSGLPSQPQPNPKRSINAITLRSGTKLDEIGVVPTSSSEETHKKEVGKDMGVMKDEEEDVEKDGEEPLKAKEPKRKNPIEEPMPIPFPTLTKKAKKQEQLDLNMVEIFKNVEVTVPLFQAIQQVPKYVKFLKDVCTHKEKIGELNKWPVDDSISSLIPEKCNDPGPCLVTCLIDGIKFTDCMCDLGACITIMPLPIYERLNLSPLKRSGARFVLADKSIVSVVGIAENVLVDIQGLLFPVDFQILETPPIDSDKPSSILLGRPFLKTSRFKLDAHSGVYSFEADGKVAKFTLEESRKPILEAYSIFGCDIVEDKVIEVGKEQEEEKVTKKSNSRDHTQPKNAKELEIFLLGEVSSDQ is encoded by the coding sequence ATGTCTACAATTGCTGAAGCACTCACCTGTTTGACTCTTTCGCCTCCGACTACACAAAATGCCCAAAAAGCCTCAACTTCTAGTGGTTTGCCCTCACAACCTCAACCGAATCCTAAGAGGAGCATCAATGCTATCACCCTTAGGAGCGGCACCAAGTTGGATGAAATTGGTGTTGTGCCTACAAGTTCGAGTGAGGAAACCCACAAGAAAGAGGTGGGAAAGGATATGGGAGTGatgaaggatgaagaggaagatgTTGAGAAGGATGGGGAGGAACCACTCAAGGCCAAGGAGCCAAAGAGGAAAAATCCGATTGAAGAGCCTATGCCCATTCCATTCCCAACTTTGACTAAGAAGGCCAAGAAGCAAGAACAACTTGACCTCAACATGGTAGAAATTTTTAAGAATGTTGAAGTCACCGTCCCTCTATTTCAAGCCATTCAACAAGTGCCCAAATATGTCAAGTTCCTCAAAGATGTTTGTACCCACAAGGAGAAAATTGGCGAACTCAACAAATGGCCGGTAGATGATTCTATCTCTTCTCTAATTCCTGAAAAATGCAATGATCCCGGTCCATGTTTGGTTACTTGCTTGATTGATGGGATTAAGTTTACAGACTGTATGTGCGACTTGGGGGCGTGCATAACTATTATGCCACTCCCCATTTATGAGAGATTGAACTTGTCACCCTTAAAGAGGTCCGGGGCGAGATTCGTGTTGGCAGATAAGAGCATTGTATCAGTTGTGGGAATTGCAGAAAATGTTCTGGTTGACATCCAAGGTTTACTCTTTCCGGTAGATTTCCAAATTTTGGAGACTCCTCCCAttgactcagacaagccatcatctaTTCTACTTGGAAGGCCGTTTCTAAAGACATCCCGTTTCAAGTTAGATGCACATTCAGGAGTCTATTCTTTTGAGGCCGATGGCAAGGTAGCAAAGTTCACATTGGAGGAATCCAGGAAACCCATCCTTGAAGCCTATTCTATCTTTGGGTGTGATATAGTCGAAGATAAAGTGATTGAGGTTGGCaaggaacaagaagaagagaaggtcaCCAAGAAGTCTAATTCAAGAGATCACACTCAACCCAAGAATGCCAAGGAGTTAGAGATTTTCCTCCTTGGAGAAGTTTCAAGTGACCAATGA